Within bacterium, the genomic segment GACGAGCGTGTGAAGAAGGAGATCGTGATCCTCGCGACCTCCCAGCCGTTCCCGGACGGGAACGTCATGTTCCGGAAGGGCTCCTCCACGGAGTTGGTGAAGTCGACGCGCGAGACGCTCCTCGGGATGGACAAGGTCGCCGGGGCGAAGCCGGCGCTCGACGCGGTCGGGGCGGACCGCTTCATCCCGTCCCCGCCGAAGGATTACGAGCCGATCGCGAAGTCGATCGCCGCGCTCGCGAAGAAGTGACGGGAATACGGCAAGGACCATGCGGACGATCCTGCGCCATGGGGGGAAAATGATGAAAATCTTCCGCTGCGTGTTTCCGGTTTCGGTGATCCTGTGTGCCGCGGTGTTCGTGACGGGGATTTCCCTCGCGGAAAACCGGGCTCCCCTGAAGATCGGGGGCCGCTCGACGTCCATCAGTCCCAGGGCGATGATCGAGAAGTATCAGCCGCTGATGGATTACCTGTCGGCGAAGACCGGCAGGACGGTCGAGTTTCACCCCTTCGCCTCGAACCAGGAAATCCTCGCCAAGCTCGGCTCCGGGGTGATCGACGGAGTGATCCTCGGGAGTTCCGGAGCCGCCCGGGCGATCCGCGACCACGGAGCGGTTCCGGTGGCGCGCCCCGCCAAGGGCGGGTTGTCCGGGTACCGCGGTTGCATCATCGTCCGGAAGGGCAGCGGGGTGAAGATGATCGAGGAGTTGAAGGGGAAGCGGTTCGACTACGTGGAAAAGGGGACATCGGCCGGGTACATCTACCCGAGGGCGCTGCTGGTGTCAAAAAAACTGGACCCCGATGCCTTCTTCGGTACCGCGACGGTCGCCGGGAAG encodes:
- a CDS encoding phosphate/phosphite/phosphonate ABC transporter substrate-binding protein — translated: MMKIFRCVFPVSVILCAAVFVTGISLAENRAPLKIGGRSTSISPRAMIEKYQPLMDYLSAKTGRTVEFHPFASNQEILAKLGSGVIDGVILGSSGAARAIRDHGAVPVARPAKGGLSGYRGCIIVRKGSGVKMIEELKGKRFDYVEKGTSAGYIYPRALLVSKKLDPDAFFGTATVAGKQDIAIMKVLDGESDGASVKEQDLERLSRSNPRVGTGILILGKSGLYPDGTLLLRKNVDAATVKAVEKALLGIGKDPEGKSALAAVGADRYIPTGRKDFTELIRAMGLAKE